The Caulobacter sp. FWC26 genome window below encodes:
- a CDS encoding helix-turn-helix domain-containing protein: MTLHFMSDKELSRLEVLRDLTSGRLTVAAAGELLGLERRQVLRLSKAYQEQGATAPISKKRGRTSNRATPSRRGRTKTVQLWAYGLASRFVRQNTL, translated from the coding sequence ATGACGTTGCACTTCATGAGCGACAAGGAGCTTTCACGGCTTGAGGTTCTTCGCGATCTGACGAGCGGCAGGCTTACCGTTGCGGCCGCCGGCGAGCTCCTGGGATTGGAACGTCGGCAGGTCCTGCGGCTCTCCAAGGCCTACCAAGAGCAAGGTGCGACCGCCCCGATATCCAAGAAGCGCGGGCGAACGAGCAATCGCGCGACGCCATCCCGACGCGGACGAACCAAGACCGTGCAGCTCTGGGCCTATGGGCTCGCCTCAAGGTTTGTACGCCAGAACACGCTTTGA